A genomic window from Micromonospora sp. WMMA1947 includes:
- the dnaN gene encoding DNA polymerase III subunit beta, giving the protein MKFRVERDALAEAVAWTAKSLPNRPSVPVLAGVMLRVTDGNLQVSGFDYEVSSQVTVEVQGDADGAALVSGRLLAEITKALPAKPVDIAAVGAHLELVCGSARFTLPTMPVEDYPTLPEMPESAGTVDAAAFAAAVAQVAVAAGRDETLPMMTGVRVELSGGTMAMLATDRYRLALREMEWNPDDPEISLNALVPARTLHDTAKALGPLGGHVTMALSSGGAGEGMIGFSGGTRRTTSRLLDGANYLPVRSLFPADHNAEARVAVSSLIEVVKRVALVAERTTPVLLSFSADGLVVEAGGTEEARASEAMEATFTGEPLTIGFNPQYLIDGLANLGAQHALLRFVDAFKPAVISPAGEDGEVIPGYRYLIMPIRVSR; this is encoded by the coding sequence ATGAAGTTCCGAGTGGAGCGCGACGCGCTCGCCGAGGCGGTCGCGTGGACCGCCAAGAGCCTGCCCAACCGACCCTCCGTACCGGTGCTGGCCGGAGTGATGCTCCGGGTCACCGACGGCAACCTCCAGGTCTCCGGCTTCGACTACGAGGTCTCCAGCCAGGTGACAGTCGAGGTGCAGGGCGACGCGGACGGCGCCGCCCTGGTCTCCGGCCGGCTGCTCGCCGAGATCACCAAGGCCCTGCCGGCCAAGCCGGTGGACATCGCCGCCGTCGGCGCCCACCTCGAACTGGTCTGCGGCAGCGCCCGGTTCACGCTGCCCACCATGCCGGTGGAGGACTACCCGACGCTCCCGGAAATGCCAGAGAGCGCGGGGACCGTGGACGCCGCCGCCTTCGCCGCCGCCGTGGCCCAGGTGGCGGTGGCCGCCGGCCGCGACGAGACGCTGCCGATGATGACCGGTGTGCGCGTCGAGCTTAGCGGCGGCACGATGGCCATGCTGGCGACCGACCGCTACCGCCTCGCGCTGCGCGAGATGGAGTGGAACCCGGACGACCCGGAGATCAGCCTCAACGCGCTGGTGCCGGCCCGTACGCTGCACGACACCGCGAAGGCACTCGGCCCGCTCGGCGGCCACGTCACCATGGCGCTCTCCTCCGGCGGCGCCGGTGAGGGCATGATCGGTTTCTCCGGCGGCACCCGCCGGACCACCAGCCGACTGCTCGACGGCGCCAACTACCTGCCGGTGCGCTCGCTGTTCCCGGCCGACCACAACGCCGAGGCGCGCGTCGCCGTCTCCTCGCTCATCGAGGTGGTCAAGCGCGTCGCGCTGGTCGCCGAGCGCACCACCCCGGTCCTGCTCAGCTTCAGCGCCGACGGTCTCGTGGTCGAGGCGGGCGGCACCGAGGAGGCCCGGGCCAGCGAGGCCATGGAGGCCACCTTCACCGGCGAGCCGCTGACCATCGGGTTCAACCCGCAGTACCTCATCGACGGCCTGGCCAACCTGGGCGCCCAGCACGCCCTGCTCCGGTTCGTCGACGCGTTCAAGCCCGCGGTCATCTCCCCGGCAGGCGAGGATGGCGAGGTCATTCCGGGGTACCGGTACCTCATCATGCCGATCCGCGTGTCCCGCTGA